One stretch of Natronobacterium gregoryi SP2 DNA includes these proteins:
- a CDS encoding tRNA sulfurtransferase, translating into MHPPGANTVLVRHGDLNTKTTTVKRYMEELLAENLEALLSDRSIPGEIERRWNRPLIHTDEDRVDEATAAAADTFGVVSASPAVTVSTEKERLLEVLEETARACYDGGTFAVEARRADKTLPWDSEDLAREGGTAIWEAVEDEFEPEVDLDDPDVTFGVEVRKGVSFVYLESVAGPGGLPLGAQEQTVAMISGGIDSPVAAYEMMRRGSPIVPVYVDLGAYGGIDHEARAMETVRTLADYAPNFDMQVYTIPAGETVDVLVSEMEGGRMLSLRRFFYRAGEVLAERVDAHGIVTGEAIGQKSSQTAQNIGVVSRVASLPIHRPLLSCDKHDIVEQAREIGTFTDSTIDVGCNLVAPDRVETNARLERLLENEPDDLLERAEAAAKNAELVEP; encoded by the coding sequence ATGCATCCGCCGGGAGCCAACACTGTCCTCGTCCGTCACGGCGATCTCAACACGAAGACGACCACCGTCAAGCGGTACATGGAGGAGCTACTCGCCGAGAACCTCGAGGCGTTGCTCTCCGATCGGTCGATTCCCGGCGAGATCGAACGCCGGTGGAATCGGCCGCTGATTCACACGGACGAGGACAGAGTCGACGAGGCAACTGCGGCCGCGGCCGATACGTTCGGTGTCGTCTCTGCCAGCCCGGCAGTCACCGTCAGCACCGAAAAAGAACGGCTTCTCGAGGTGCTAGAGGAGACTGCCCGTGCGTGTTACGACGGTGGAACGTTCGCGGTCGAGGCCCGGCGGGCGGACAAGACGCTGCCCTGGGATAGCGAGGACCTCGCACGCGAGGGTGGGACGGCGATCTGGGAGGCCGTCGAAGACGAGTTCGAGCCCGAAGTGGATCTCGACGATCCGGATGTCACGTTCGGCGTCGAGGTTCGGAAGGGCGTCAGTTTCGTCTACCTCGAGTCGGTCGCCGGTCCGGGTGGGCTCCCGCTCGGTGCCCAAGAGCAGACGGTTGCGATGATAAGCGGCGGGATCGATTCGCCGGTCGCGGCCTACGAGATGATGCGCCGTGGCAGTCCGATCGTTCCGGTTTACGTCGACCTCGGCGCGTACGGTGGAATCGACCACGAAGCACGTGCGATGGAGACGGTCCGGACGCTCGCCGACTACGCGCCGAACTTCGACATGCAGGTCTACACGATTCCGGCCGGAGAGACCGTCGATGTGCTCGTCTCCGAGATGGAAGGCGGGCGGATGCTCTCGCTGCGTCGATTCTTCTACCGGGCTGGGGAAGTGCTCGCCGAACGCGTCGACGCCCACGGGATCGTCACCGGCGAAGCGATCGGACAGAAATCGAGTCAGACAGCCCAGAACATCGGCGTCGTCAGCCGCGTCGCGTCGCTGCCGATCCACCGGCCGCTGTTGAGCTGTGACAAACACGATATCGTCGAGCAGGCACGGGAGATCGGGACGTTCACTGACTCGACGATCGACGTCGGCTGTAATCTCGTTGCCCCCGACCGCGTCGAGACGAACGCCCGACTCGAGCGACTCCTCGAGAACGAACCAGACGACTTACTCGAGCGTGCCGAAGCGGCAGCGAAGAACGCGGAACTCGTCGAGCCCTGA